The following are from one region of the Mycolicibacterium diernhoferi genome:
- a CDS encoding TIGR03620 family F420-dependent LLM class oxidoreductase: MELGHFGFTVDPAASDVGLIENLGFGTLWVNGGQLDRLDVLTGLLAATDHAVVAPAIIPPDVFTPAEVVDLFRDAETAAPGRLMVGLGSSQHKPLSALTDYVDRLDAIPQDRRLLAAFGPRKLDIARHRFAGAIPGMFTPEYTAHARSRLGPNPLLAVGQYCVLDTDADTARESARAPLRFLMGLRSYTDSARRQGFSAHDIGTLSDTLVDSVIAWGTPAGIVAHAQRHLTAGADHVYFSVLSDGSQPGGLDAARQLASALGVRR; the protein is encoded by the coding sequence ATGGAACTCGGTCACTTCGGCTTCACCGTTGACCCGGCCGCATCGGACGTCGGGCTCATCGAGAATCTCGGCTTCGGCACGCTCTGGGTCAACGGCGGACAACTCGACCGACTGGACGTCCTCACCGGCCTGCTGGCGGCCACCGACCACGCCGTCGTCGCGCCGGCGATCATCCCGCCCGATGTGTTCACACCCGCGGAGGTCGTCGACCTGTTTCGCGACGCCGAGACCGCGGCACCGGGCCGACTCATGGTCGGCCTCGGTTCCTCGCAACACAAACCGCTGTCCGCGTTGACCGACTATGTCGATCGCCTCGACGCGATACCCCAGGACCGGCGCCTGCTGGCGGCGTTCGGGCCACGCAAACTCGATATCGCCCGCCACCGCTTCGCCGGCGCCATCCCCGGGATGTTCACCCCCGAGTACACCGCACACGCCCGGAGCCGACTCGGGCCGAACCCGCTGCTGGCCGTCGGGCAGTACTGCGTCCTCGACACCGATGCCGACACCGCCCGGGAGAGCGCGCGGGCCCCCCTACGGTTCCTGATGGGCCTGCGCAGCTACACGGATTCCGCACGGCGACAGGGTTTCTCCGCACACGACATCGGGACGTTGAGCGACACCCTGGTGGACAGCGTGATCGCGTGGGGCACCCCCGCCGGCATCGTGGCGCACGCGCAACGACACCTGACCGCCGGCGCCGACCACGTCTATTTCAGTGTGCTGTCCGACGGCTCGCAACCGGGCGGCCTGGATGCCGCCCGCCAGCTGGCCTCGGCACTGGGCGTCAGGCGCTGA
- the uvrA gene encoding excinuclease ABC subunit UvrA yields the protein MSDRLIVKGAREHNLRGVDLDLPRDALIVFTGLSGSGKSSLAFDTIFAEGQRRYVESLSAYARQFLGQMDKPDVDFIEGLSPAVSIDQKSTNRNPRSTVGTITEVYDYLRLLYARAGTPHCPVCGERIARQTPQQIVDQVLAMEEGTKFQVLAPVVRTRKGEFVDLFEKLNTQGYSRVRVDGVVYPLTDPPKLKKQEKHDIEVVVDRLTVKASSKQRLTDSVETALGLADGILVLDFVDRDETDPHREQRFSEKLACPNGHALAVDDLEPRSFSFNSPYGACPECTGLGIKKEVDPDLVVPDPDLTLAEGAVAPWSMGHTAEYFTRMMSGLGDEMGFDVDTPWKKLPAKARKAILEGSDHQVHVRYKNRYGRTRSYYADFEGVLAFLQRRMEQTDSEQMKERYEGFMRDIPCPECEGTRLKPEILAVTLAAGVHGEKSIAEVAELSIADCAVFLNALTLGQREQAIAGQVLKEIQSRLGFLLDVGLEYLSLSRAAATLSGGEAQRIRLATQIGSGLVGVLYVLDEPSIGLHQRDNRKLIDTLVRLRNLGNTLIVVEHDLDTIAHADWVVDIGPYAGEHGGRIVHSGTYRDLLKNPESLTGAYLSGKESIEVPAIRRPVDRKRQLTVVGAREHNLKEVDIAFPLGVLTSVTGVSGSGKSTLVNDILATVLANKLNGARQVPGRHTRINGIDQLDKLVRVDQSPIGRTPRSNPATYTGVFDKIRTLFAATTEAKVRGYQPGRFSFNVKGGRCEACSGDGTLKIEMNFLPDVYVPCEVCHGARYNRETLEVHYKGKTISEVLDMPIEEAAEFFENITSIHRYLKTLVDVGLGYVRLGQPAPTLSGGEAQRVKLAAELQKRSTGRTIYILDEPTTGLHFEDIRKLLKVINGLVDKGNTVIVIEHNLDVIKTSDWIIDMGPEGGAGGGTMVAAGTPEDVAATPGSYTGQFLAEMLDEVQAPAEPAPKTRKRRKVSA from the coding sequence TTGTCTGACCGTCTGATCGTCAAGGGTGCGCGCGAGCACAATCTACGTGGCGTCGATCTTGATCTGCCACGCGACGCCCTGATCGTGTTCACCGGCCTGTCCGGCTCCGGTAAGTCCTCGCTGGCCTTCGACACGATCTTCGCCGAGGGGCAGCGCCGCTACGTCGAGTCGCTCTCGGCGTACGCCAGGCAGTTCCTCGGCCAGATGGACAAGCCGGACGTGGACTTCATCGAGGGCCTGTCCCCGGCGGTGTCCATCGACCAGAAGTCGACCAACCGCAACCCGCGCTCCACCGTGGGCACCATCACCGAGGTGTACGACTACCTGCGCCTGCTCTATGCCCGCGCCGGCACCCCGCATTGCCCGGTCTGCGGTGAGCGCATCGCGCGCCAGACCCCGCAGCAGATCGTCGACCAGGTGCTCGCCATGGAGGAGGGCACCAAGTTCCAGGTGCTCGCCCCGGTGGTGCGGACCCGCAAGGGTGAGTTCGTCGACCTGTTCGAGAAGCTCAACACCCAGGGCTACAGCCGGGTGCGCGTCGACGGGGTGGTCTACCCGTTGACCGACCCGCCCAAGCTCAAAAAGCAGGAGAAGCACGACATCGAGGTGGTCGTCGACCGCCTCACCGTGAAGGCCAGCAGCAAGCAGCGGCTGACCGATTCGGTGGAGACCGCGCTCGGGCTGGCCGACGGCATCCTGGTGCTCGACTTCGTCGACCGGGACGAGACCGATCCGCATCGTGAGCAGCGGTTCTCCGAGAAGCTGGCGTGCCCGAACGGACACGCCCTGGCCGTCGACGATCTGGAACCGCGGTCGTTCTCCTTCAACTCGCCCTACGGCGCCTGCCCGGAGTGCACCGGTCTGGGCATCAAGAAGGAGGTCGACCCGGACCTGGTGGTGCCCGACCCGGACCTCACGCTGGCCGAAGGCGCCGTCGCGCCGTGGTCGATGGGCCACACCGCGGAGTACTTCACCCGGATGATGTCCGGTCTCGGCGACGAGATGGGCTTCGACGTCGACACCCCGTGGAAGAAGCTGCCCGCCAAGGCGCGCAAGGCCATCCTGGAGGGCTCCGACCATCAGGTGCACGTCCGGTACAAGAACCGGTACGGCCGCACCCGGTCCTACTACGCGGACTTCGAGGGTGTGCTGGCCTTCCTGCAGCGCCGGATGGAGCAGACCGACTCCGAGCAGATGAAGGAGCGCTACGAGGGTTTCATGCGCGATATCCCCTGCCCGGAGTGCGAGGGGACCCGGCTCAAGCCCGAGATCCTGGCGGTCACGCTGGCCGCGGGTGTGCACGGCGAGAAGTCGATCGCCGAGGTCGCCGAACTGTCCATCGCCGACTGTGCGGTGTTCCTCAACGCGCTCACCCTGGGCCAGCGGGAACAGGCCATCGCCGGGCAGGTGCTCAAGGAGATCCAGTCCCGGCTCGGCTTCCTGCTCGACGTCGGCCTGGAATACCTGTCTCTGTCCCGGGCGGCGGCGACGCTGTCCGGCGGTGAGGCGCAACGCATCCGGCTCGCCACCCAGATCGGCTCCGGCCTGGTCGGGGTGCTCTACGTGCTCGACGAGCCGTCCATCGGGCTGCATCAGCGCGACAACCGCAAGCTCATCGACACCCTGGTGCGGCTGCGCAACCTGGGCAACACCCTGATCGTGGTGGAGCACGACCTGGACACCATCGCGCACGCCGACTGGGTCGTCGACATCGGCCCGTACGCCGGTGAGCACGGTGGCCGCATCGTGCACAGCGGCACCTACCGGGATCTGCTGAAGAATCCGGAATCCCTCACCGGCGCTTACCTTTCCGGCAAGGAAAGCATCGAGGTTCCGGCCATCCGGCGCCCGGTGGACCGCAAGCGTCAGCTCACCGTCGTCGGCGCACGCGAACACAACCTCAAAGAGGTCGACATCGCCTTCCCGCTCGGGGTGCTGACCTCGGTCACCGGGGTGTCCGGGTCGGGTAAGTCGACGCTGGTCAACGACATCCTGGCCACCGTGCTGGCCAACAAGCTCAACGGTGCGCGGCAGGTGCCCGGCCGGCACACCCGGATCAACGGTATCGACCAGCTCGACAAGTTGGTGCGCGTCGACCAGTCGCCGATCGGCCGCACCCCGCGGTCCAATCCGGCCACCTACACCGGGGTGTTCGACAAGATCCGCACCCTGTTCGCCGCGACGACCGAGGCGAAGGTGCGCGGCTACCAGCCCGGCCGGTTCTCGTTCAACGTCAAAGGTGGCCGCTGTGAGGCATGTTCGGGTGACGGCACGCTCAAGATCGAGATGAACTTCCTGCCCGATGTGTACGTGCCGTGCGAGGTGTGCCACGGTGCCCGGTACAACCGGGAGACCCTGGAGGTGCACTACAAGGGCAAGACCATCTCCGAGGTGCTGGACATGCCGATCGAGGAGGCCGCGGAGTTCTTCGAGAACATCACCTCGATTCACCGTTACCTCAAGACGCTGGTCGACGTCGGCCTCGGCTACGTGCGGCTCGGCCAGCCCGCGCCGACGCTGTCCGGCGGTGAAGCGCAGCGGGTGAAGCTGGCGGCTGAATTGCAGAAGCGCTCCACCGGTCGCACGATCTACATCCTCGACGAGCCGACCACCGGTCTGCACTTCGAGGACATCCGGAAGCTGCTCAAGGTGATCAACGGCCTTGTCGACAAGGGCAATACGGTGATCGTCATCGAACACAACCTCGATGTCATCAAGACCTCGGACTGGATCATCGACATGGGGCCCGAGGGCGGCGCCGGGGGCGGCACCATGGTGGCCGCCGGGACGCCGGAGGATGTCGCGGCGACGCCGGGCAGCTACACCGGGCAGTTCCTCGCCGAGATGCTCGACGAGGTGCAGGCACCCGCAGAGCCCGCGCCGAAGACCCGGAAGCGACGCAAGGTCAGCGCCTGA
- a CDS encoding MBL fold metallo-hydrolase, protein MSTLVENYTGHVDPGTAARRTLPGATIIKASVGAMDNNAYLITCSATGKTLLIDAANDADSLIGLIREYAPDVALIVTSHQHYDHWQALAAVAEATGAPTAAHALDAEPLPVSPDRILADGDTVTVGNLTFDVIHLQGHTEGSVALALRGADGDVTHLFTGDCLFPGGVGKTWKEGDFERLLGDVSNKVFDVYPDSTVVYPGHGDDTTIGAERPHLTEWRERGW, encoded by the coding sequence ATGAGCACCCTCGTCGAGAACTACACCGGCCACGTCGACCCCGGCACCGCGGCACGGCGCACGCTTCCGGGGGCGACCATCATCAAGGCGTCGGTCGGCGCCATGGACAACAACGCGTATCTCATCACCTGCTCGGCGACCGGGAAGACCCTGCTGATCGACGCCGCCAACGACGCCGACTCCCTGATCGGGCTGATCAGGGAGTATGCCCCCGACGTGGCGCTCATCGTGACCAGCCACCAACACTACGACCATTGGCAGGCGCTGGCCGCGGTCGCCGAGGCCACCGGCGCACCGACGGCGGCCCACGCGCTGGACGCCGAGCCGCTGCCGGTCAGCCCGGACCGGATTCTCGCCGACGGCGACACGGTCACCGTCGGCAATCTCACCTTCGACGTGATTCACCTCCAGGGTCACACCGAGGGTTCGGTCGCATTGGCGCTGCGCGGCGCGGACGGGGACGTCACCCACCTGTTCACCGGGGACTGCCTGTTCCCGGGTGGGGTCGGCAAGACCTGGAAAGAGGGCGACTTCGAGCGGCTGCTCGGCGATGTGTCGAACAAGGTGTTCGACGTATACCCCGATTCGACGGTGGTCTATCCCGGGCACGGTGACGACACCACCATCGGCGCCGAACGCCCGCACCTGACCGAATGGCGCGAGCGCGGCTGGTGA
- a CDS encoding DUF427 domain-containing protein: MARARLVRPVPEKPGPGQESVWDYPRPPRLEEFRGSITVELGGVDIAATQRGWRVLETSHPPTYYLPADSFRPGVLRATAGSSWCEWKGRASYFDLVSGRTVAPRAAWTYAAPTRGFEPIAGAVAVMAAAVDRCTVNGETVLHQPGGFYGGWITSGVTGPFKGVPGSMGW; this comes from the coding sequence ATGGCGCGAGCGCGGCTGGTGAGGCCGGTACCCGAGAAGCCCGGTCCGGGCCAGGAATCGGTGTGGGACTATCCCCGCCCGCCCCGGCTCGAGGAATTCCGCGGCTCGATCACCGTCGAGCTCGGCGGGGTCGACATCGCCGCGACACAGCGGGGCTGGCGGGTGCTGGAGACCAGCCACCCACCGACCTATTACCTGCCCGCCGACTCCTTTCGGCCCGGCGTGCTGCGGGCCACTGCCGGTTCGTCCTGGTGTGAGTGGAAGGGACGGGCGAGCTACTTCGACCTGGTCTCCGGACGGACCGTGGCCCCGCGTGCGGCCTGGACCTACGCGGCACCGACCCGCGGTTTCGAACCCATCGCCGGGGCCGTCGCGGTGATGGCTGCGGCGGTGGACCGGTGCACTGTCAACGGCGAGACCGTCCTCCACCAACCTGGCGGCTTCTACGGCGGTTGGATCACCAGCGGGGTGACCGGGCCGTTCAAGGGCGTCCCGGGGTCGATGGGCTGGTGA